One segment of Mycobacterium spongiae DNA contains the following:
- a CDS encoding winged helix-turn-helix transcriptional regulator, with amino-acid sequence MSGQRTYRQNCGLARALDVLGERWTILVVRELCMGPRRYKDLLEALPGIGTNMLAARLKTLESSKVIRSVVLPQPASTRAYELTDLGAKLRPILGQLGVWGFQLDVPIDDDAESRASWLMQAMLATADPAEAAALDAIVEVRAGTELMWIKADSGGVDLRCGTAGVGPDLVIDTDLPTFIALAFGGLSPTQAVKNGALRVGGNRKLLSKFFHAFRIRRPSSH; translated from the coding sequence ATGAGCGGTCAGCGGACCTACAGGCAGAACTGCGGCTTGGCGCGAGCTCTCGACGTGCTGGGTGAGCGGTGGACCATCCTCGTGGTTCGGGAGCTGTGCATGGGACCGCGCAGGTACAAAGATCTCCTTGAGGCGCTTCCAGGGATCGGAACCAACATGCTGGCGGCTCGCCTCAAGACCTTGGAGAGCTCGAAAGTGATTCGGTCCGTGGTGCTGCCGCAACCGGCTTCGACGCGCGCGTACGAATTGACGGATCTGGGCGCAAAATTGCGCCCGATTCTCGGCCAGCTCGGTGTGTGGGGCTTCCAACTCGATGTCCCTATCGACGATGACGCCGAGTCGCGCGCGTCGTGGTTGATGCAGGCGATGCTGGCCACGGCCGATCCAGCCGAGGCCGCTGCCCTCGATGCCATCGTCGAGGTGCGGGCCGGCACCGAGCTCATGTGGATCAAGGCAGACAGCGGCGGAGTGGATCTGCGATGCGGCACCGCCGGTGTCGGCCCCGACCTGGTCATCGACACGGATTTGCCGACGTTTATCGCGCTGGCTTTCGGCGGCCTGTCGCCCACCCAGGCCGTCAAGAACGGGGCGCTCCGTGTGGGCGGCAATCGCAAGCTCTTGTCCAAGTTCTTTCACGCATTCCGGATTCGGCGGCCTTCGAGCCACTGA
- a CDS encoding deoxyribonuclease IV, which translates to MLIGSHVSPRDPLAAAQAEGADVVQIFLGNPQSWKAPKPREDAAALRTAALPIYVHAPYLINVASANNRVRIPSRKILQETCDAAADIGAAAVIVHGGHVADHQDLDEGFQRWRKALDRLETEVPVYMENTAGGDHAMARRFDIIARLWDVVGDTGIGFCLDTCHTWAAGEALVDAVDRIKAITGRIDLVHCNDSKDEAGSGRDRHANLGSGHIDPALLVAAVKAADAPVICETADEGRKDDIAFLREKTSR; encoded by the coding sequence GTGCTCATTGGTTCCCATGTCAGCCCGCGTGATCCGCTGGCCGCAGCGCAGGCAGAAGGCGCTGACGTCGTACAGATTTTCCTCGGCAACCCGCAGAGCTGGAAGGCGCCCAAGCCCCGCGAGGACGCCGCCGCCCTGCGAACTGCGGCGTTGCCGATTTACGTGCATGCGCCCTATCTGATCAACGTAGCGTCGGCGAACAATCGCGTGCGGATCCCGTCGCGCAAGATCTTGCAGGAGACCTGCGACGCGGCCGCAGATATCGGTGCCGCAGCGGTGATCGTGCACGGCGGGCATGTTGCCGATCACCAGGACCTTGACGAGGGTTTCCAGCGTTGGCGCAAGGCGCTCGACCGGTTGGAAACCGAGGTTCCGGTGTATATGGAGAACACGGCGGGCGGCGACCACGCGATGGCCCGCCGGTTCGACATCATCGCCAGGCTCTGGGATGTCGTCGGCGATACCGGCATCGGCTTCTGCCTCGACACGTGTCACACCTGGGCGGCTGGTGAGGCGCTGGTCGATGCCGTGGATCGCATCAAAGCCATCACGGGCCGCATCGACCTGGTGCATTGCAACGACTCCAAGGACGAGGCGGGTTCAGGCCGCGACCGCCACGCCAATCTGGGCAGCGGGCACATCGACCCCGCGCTGTTGGTGGCCGCGGTCAAGGCCGCCGACGCACCCGTTATCTGCGAAACCGCGGACGAGGGCCGCAAAGATGACATCGCCTTTCTGCGAGAAAAGACCAGCCGCTGA
- a CDS encoding extracellular catalytic domain type 1 short-chain-length polyhydroxyalkanoate depolymerase: MTSPFCEKRPAADLSVTRRPARHRVGASLGVFVALLGLLSGAILGCSPRTPPMGFGNGTSIHTISVGGVDRTYRLYKPVGLPPSAPLVVMLHGGFGNAAQAERSYGWNELADSEKFVVAYPDGLYRAWNTNGGGCCGRAAREGVDDLGYLVAAVADIADNVSIDPTKVYATGMSNGAIMSYTLACNTGIFAGIGPVAGTQLDPCHAPHSVSVMHIHGTNDPRVYYTGEPGSGFAHIDGPPVPALNAFWRNVDRCSPPVATTDGLVTTSRATCPDNRSVALVTVDGAGHQWPSFATQMLWQFFSANSG; this comes from the coding sequence ATGACATCGCCTTTCTGCGAGAAAAGACCAGCCGCTGACCTCTCGGTCACACGTCGGCCCGCGCGCCATCGGGTCGGCGCGTCGCTCGGCGTCTTCGTAGCGTTGCTCGGTCTACTCTCTGGCGCGATTCTCGGCTGCTCGCCGCGCACTCCGCCGATGGGGTTTGGGAACGGCACGAGCATCCACACGATCAGCGTCGGTGGAGTCGACCGCACCTACCGGCTCTACAAGCCCGTGGGATTGCCACCTTCAGCCCCACTCGTCGTCATGCTGCACGGCGGTTTCGGCAACGCCGCCCAGGCCGAAAGATCCTACGGCTGGAACGAATTAGCCGACTCCGAAAAATTCGTCGTCGCCTATCCAGACGGCCTCTACCGCGCCTGGAACACCAATGGCGGAGGCTGCTGCGGACGGGCCGCACGCGAAGGTGTCGACGACCTGGGCTACTTGGTCGCCGCCGTCGCCGACATTGCCGACAACGTCAGCATCGACCCCACAAAGGTCTATGCCACGGGGATGAGCAATGGCGCGATCATGTCCTACACCCTGGCTTGCAATACCGGCATATTCGCGGGGATTGGCCCAGTCGCGGGTACCCAACTCGATCCGTGTCACGCCCCGCATTCGGTGTCGGTCATGCATATTCATGGCACAAATGATCCGCGCGTGTACTACACCGGCGAGCCCGGTTCCGGGTTCGCGCACATCGATGGTCCACCGGTGCCCGCCCTCAATGCGTTCTGGCGCAACGTCGACCGCTGTAGCCCTCCAGTGGCCACCACCGACGGTCTGGTCACCACGTCGAGGGCCACCTGCCCGGACAATCGCAGCGTCGCACTGGTCACCGTCGATGGGGCCGGTCATCAATGGCCGTCCTTTGCCACCCAGATGCTCTGGCAGTTCTTTTCGGCCAATTCCGGGTGA
- a CDS encoding acyl-CoA dehydrogenase family protein, translating into MPDTHVVTNQVPPLRDHNPASSAVLVEALIREGGQWGLEEVNEVGAISASLQAQRWGDLADRNRPVLHTHDSRGHRVDEVEYDPAYHELMRTAIAHGMHAAPWADERPGAHVVRAAKTSVWTVEPGHMCPISMTYAVVPALRYAPELAAVYEPLLTSRFYDPELKLATTKPGVTAGMSMTEKQGGSDVRAGTTAATPNADGTYCLTGHKWFTSAPMCDIFLVLAQAPGGLSCFLLPRVLPDGTRNRMLLQRLKDKLGNRANASSEVEYDGATAWLVGEEGRGVPTIIEMVNLTRLDCTLGSATSMRTGLTRATHHAQHRKAFGTYLIDQPLMRNVLADLAVEAEAATIVAMRMAGATDNAARGNETEALLRRIGLAASKYWVCKRATPHAAEALECLGGNGYVEESGMPRLYREAPLMGIWEGSGNVSALDTLRAMATRPECVEVLFAELAHSSGQDPRLDSYVELLRGQLGDLETIAYRARKVAEDICLALQGSLLVRHGHPAVAEAFLATRLDGQWGGAFGTMPAGLDLAPILERALVKG; encoded by the coding sequence ATGCCCGATACCCACGTCGTCACCAACCAAGTTCCTCCGCTGCGCGACCACAACCCCGCGTCCTCTGCCGTGCTCGTCGAGGCGTTGATTCGCGAGGGTGGGCAGTGGGGCCTCGAAGAGGTCAACGAGGTTGGCGCGATCTCGGCCAGCCTCCAAGCCCAGCGCTGGGGTGACCTCGCCGACCGCAACCGGCCGGTGCTGCATACCCACGACTCCCGCGGGCACCGAGTCGACGAGGTGGAATACGACCCGGCCTACCACGAGCTGATGCGCACAGCGATTGCCCACGGCATGCACGCCGCGCCGTGGGCCGACGAGCGCCCGGGTGCCCACGTGGTGCGCGCGGCGAAGACATCGGTCTGGACGGTCGAGCCGGGCCATATGTGCCCCATCTCGATGACCTATGCCGTCGTGCCGGCGCTGCGATACGCCCCCGAGCTGGCTGCAGTCTACGAACCGTTGCTGACCAGTCGGTTCTACGACCCGGAGTTGAAGCTGGCCACAACAAAGCCCGGCGTCACCGCGGGCATGTCGATGACCGAGAAGCAGGGCGGTTCCGATGTGCGAGCCGGTACTACCGCGGCGACTCCCAACGCCGACGGCACGTATTGCCTGACCGGCCACAAGTGGTTCACCTCGGCGCCCATGTGCGACATCTTTCTGGTACTCGCGCAGGCGCCCGGCGGGCTGTCGTGCTTCCTACTGCCCCGGGTATTGCCCGACGGCACCCGCAACCGGATGCTCTTGCAGCGGCTCAAGGACAAGCTGGGTAACCGTGCCAACGCGTCGAGTGAGGTGGAATACGACGGTGCCACCGCATGGCTGGTCGGCGAAGAAGGCCGTGGCGTCCCAACGATCATCGAGATGGTCAACCTCACCCGGCTGGACTGCACGCTGGGCAGCGCGACCAGCATGCGCACGGGGCTGACGCGGGCCACCCATCATGCCCAGCACCGAAAGGCTTTCGGTACGTATCTGATTGACCAGCCGCTGATGCGCAATGTGCTGGCAGACCTGGCGGTGGAGGCCGAGGCCGCCACCATCGTCGCGATGCGGATGGCCGGTGCCACCGACAATGCGGCGCGCGGCAACGAGACCGAAGCGCTGCTGCGCCGCATCGGCCTGGCTGCTAGCAAGTACTGGGTGTGTAAGCGCGCGACGCCGCACGCCGCCGAAGCACTGGAGTGCTTGGGCGGCAACGGTTATGTCGAGGAGTCCGGGATGCCGCGGCTGTACCGCGAGGCGCCGCTGATGGGCATCTGGGAGGGTTCGGGCAATGTCAGCGCGCTGGACACGTTGCGTGCCATGGCAACTCGGCCCGAATGCGTTGAAGTGCTCTTCGCGGAGTTGGCCCATAGCTCCGGTCAGGACCCCAGGCTAGACAGCTACGTCGAGTTGCTGCGTGGGCAACTGGGCGATCTGGAGACCATTGCCTACCGCGCGCGCAAGGTCGCCGAAGACATCTGCTTGGCGCTGCAGGGTTCGCTGTTGGTGCGCCACGGGCATCCTGCGGTCGCCGAAGCCTTCCTGGCGACCCGCCTCGACGGGCAATGGGGCGGGGCGTTCGGCACCATGCCGGCCGGGCTGGATCTCGCACCGATCCTCGAGCGTGCCCTGGTAAAAGGCTGA
- a CDS encoding crotonase/enoyl-CoA hydratase family protein has product MNHTIGRVDVDDLKTMTYEVTDRVARITFNRPEKGNAIIADTPLELSALVEQADLDPGVHVILVSGRGEGFCAGFDLSAYAEQSVSSGASDVYRGTVLDGKTQAVNHLPNQPWDPMVDYQMMSRFVRGFSSLMHADKPTVVKIHGYCVAGGTDIALHADQVIAAADAKIGYPPTRVWGVPAAGLWAHRLGDQRAKRLLFTGDCITGAQAAEWGLAVEAPDPKDLDQRTEQLVERIAALPVNQLIMIKLALNSALLQQGVATSRMVSTVFDGAARHTPEGHAFVADAVQHGFRDAVRHRDEPFGDYGRRGQSGVAGSGQG; this is encoded by the coding sequence ATGAATCACACGATCGGGCGGGTCGACGTGGACGACCTGAAGACCATGACCTACGAGGTCACCGACCGGGTCGCGCGGATCACTTTCAACCGGCCGGAGAAGGGCAACGCGATTATCGCCGATACGCCGCTGGAGCTTTCGGCGCTGGTAGAACAGGCCGATCTCGATCCTGGCGTGCATGTGATTCTGGTGTCGGGGCGGGGTGAAGGTTTCTGCGCGGGCTTCGACTTGTCCGCCTACGCCGAACAGTCGGTCTCCTCGGGGGCTAGCGACGTCTACCGAGGTACCGTGCTTGACGGCAAGACTCAGGCCGTCAATCACTTGCCGAACCAACCCTGGGACCCGATGGTCGACTACCAGATGATGAGCCGCTTCGTGCGCGGGTTTTCCAGCTTGATGCATGCCGACAAGCCCACGGTGGTCAAGATTCACGGCTATTGCGTGGCCGGTGGTACGGACATCGCTCTGCACGCCGATCAGGTGATTGCTGCCGCCGATGCCAAGATCGGCTATCCGCCGACGAGAGTGTGGGGGGTTCCGGCGGCGGGACTGTGGGCGCACCGGCTCGGCGACCAGCGCGCCAAACGTCTGTTGTTCACCGGCGATTGCATCACCGGCGCGCAGGCCGCCGAGTGGGGCCTGGCGGTCGAGGCGCCGGATCCGAAAGACCTTGACCAGCGCACCGAGCAACTGGTGGAGCGGATCGCCGCGCTGCCGGTCAACCAGCTGATCATGATCAAGCTCGCGCTCAATTCCGCCCTGCTGCAACAGGGTGTGGCCACCAGCCGGATGGTCAGCACGGTTTTCGACGGTGCCGCTCGACACACGCCGGAGGGGCACGCATTCGTCGCCGACGCCGTCCAACACGGGTTCCGGGATGCGGTGCGCCACCGCGACGAGCCGTTCGGCGACTATGGCCGCCGGGGGCAATCCGGCGTCGCAGGTTCAGGCCAGGGGTAG
- a CDS encoding PaaX family transcriptional regulator C-terminal domain-containing protein, giving the protein MPTMTARSVVLSVLLGAHPAWARVSELIRLTADFGIRETTLRVALTRMVSAGDLIRSADGYRLSERLLARQRRQDEAMRPPTRAWDGNWYILIVTSVGTDARARAALRTSMHRKRFGELREGVWMRPDNLDLDLERDVATRVRVLTARDNAPAQLAGQLWDLPGWATVGHQLLDEMAQMTEADDIPGRFGVAAAMVRHLLTDPMLPEELLPDAWPGARVRAAYHDFATDLAERRHENQLLEAT; this is encoded by the coding sequence ATGCCCACCATGACTGCCCGGTCGGTGGTGCTCAGCGTGTTGCTCGGCGCTCATCCGGCGTGGGCCAGGGTTAGTGAATTGATCCGCTTGACAGCCGATTTCGGCATCAGGGAGACGACCTTGCGGGTCGCGTTGACCCGCATGGTCAGTGCCGGCGACCTGATTCGATCTGCAGACGGCTACCGGCTTTCGGAGCGATTGCTAGCCCGTCAGCGTCGCCAGGACGAGGCGATGCGCCCACCGACCCGCGCGTGGGACGGTAACTGGTACATCCTGATCGTCACGAGCGTCGGCACCGATGCCCGCGCTCGGGCCGCGCTGCGAACCAGCATGCATCGCAAGCGTTTCGGCGAGCTGCGTGAGGGAGTGTGGATGCGGCCCGACAACCTTGACCTCGACCTGGAACGCGACGTTGCGACTCGGGTACGGGTACTGACCGCACGCGACAACGCACCCGCTCAACTGGCCGGGCAGCTATGGGATTTACCCGGCTGGGCCACGGTGGGCCACCAGTTGCTCGACGAGATGGCCCAGATGACCGAGGCCGACGATATTCCCGGGCGTTTCGGGGTGGCCGCGGCGATGGTGCGGCACCTACTCACCGATCCGATGCTGCCGGAGGAGCTGCTGCCCGACGCTTGGCCGGGCGCCCGAGTGCGCGCGGCATACCATGACTTCGCCACCGATCTGGCGGAACGACGACATGAGAACCAACTCCTGGAGGCGACATGA